In a single window of the Mesoplodon densirostris isolate mMesDen1 chromosome 16, mMesDen1 primary haplotype, whole genome shotgun sequence genome:
- the RBAK gene encoding RB-associated KRAB zinc finger protein, with amino-acid sequence MNESQGPVSFTDVAVDFTQEEWQQLDPDEKTTYRDVMLENYSHLVSVGYDSAKPNVILKLEQGEEPWVADGGFPRPFHPEEVWKVDDLMERAQENKDECSRQAVSINSRTLTEEGEVAFDKTYNMEISLVPSNLMSHNCVSCGRTLGSTSELIISDGSYATKNPDECSECGKTFHGEKLYEFHQNGEAFSQNEESIQKISILEKPFEYNECTEALDNEAVFITHKRAYMGEKPYDWNDSGSDFIQMSNFNVYQRSQMELKPFECRECGKSFCKKSKFIIHQRAHTGEKPYECNVCGKSFSQKGTLTVHRRSHLEEKPYKCNECGKTFCQKLHLTQHLRTHSGEKPYECNECGKTFCQKTHLTLHQRNHSGERPYPCNECGKSFSRKSALSDHQRTHTGEKLYKCNECGKSYYRKSTLITHQRTHTGEKPYQCSECGKFFSRVSYLTIHYRSHLEEKPYECNECGKTFNLNSAFIRHRKVHTDEKPHECSECGKFSYLTDHHTTHLGEKPYECSECGKTLLETSAFDGHQSLPKGEKSYECNICGKLFSELSYYTIHYRSHSEEKPYGCNECGKTFSHNSSLFRHQRVHTGEKPYECYECGKFFSQKSYLTIHHRIHSGEKPYECSKCGKVFSRMSNLTVHYRSHSGEKPYECNECGKVFSQKSYLTVHYRTHSGEKPYECNECGKKFHHRSAFNSHQRIHRRGNMNVLDMGMLL; translated from the exons GGGCCAGTGTCATTCACGGATGTGGCCGTGGACTTCACTCAGGAGGAGTGGCAGCAGCTGGACCCTGATGAGAAGACAACCTACAGggatgtgatgctggagaactaCAGCCATCTGGTCTCCGTGG GGTACGACAGCGCCAAACCGAACGTGATCCTCAAGTTGGAGCAGGGAGAGGAGCCTTGGGTAGCAGATGGCGGGTTCCCGCGGCCATTTCACCCAG aaGAAGTCTGGAAAGTTGATGACCTGATGGAGAGAGCCCAAGAAAATAAAGACGAATGTTCAAGGCAAGCTGTTTCTATCAACAGCAGAACCCTGACTGAGGAGGGAGAGGTTGCATTTGATAAAACTTATAACATGGAAATAAGCCTTGTACCTTCAAACCTAATGTCTCATAATTGTGTCTCATGTGGAAGGACTTTGGGATCTACTTCAGAATTAATTATTAGTGATGGAAGCTATGCAACAAAAAATCCTGATGAGTGTAGTGAATGTGGGAAAACATTTCATGGAGAGAAACTCTATGAATTTCATCAAAATGGGGAAGCCTTTTCTCAAAATGAAGAAAGTATTCAGAAAATTAGTATTTTGGAGAAACCCTTTGAATATAATGAATGCACAGAAGCCTTAGACAATGAAGCTGTTTTCATTACTCATAAGAGAGCTTATATGGGGGAGAAGCCCTATGATTGGAATGATTCTGGATCAGACTTCATCCAGATGTCAAATTTTAATGTATACCAGAGATCACAGATGGAATTGAAGCCCTTTGAATGCAGAGAGTGTGGAAAATCCTTCTGTAAAAAGTCAAAATTCATTATACACCAGAGGgctcacacaggagagaaaccttacGAATGTAACGTATGTGGGAAATCCTTCAGCCAAAAAGGAACCCTCACCGTACATCGGAGATCACACTTAGAGGAGAAGCCGTATAAATGCAATGAGTGTGGGAAAACCTTCTGTCAGAAATTACACCTCACTCAACACCTGAGGACTCActcaggagagaaaccctatgaatgtaatgaatgtgggaaaaccTTCTGCCAAAAGACACATCTCACCTTACACCAGAGAAACCATTCAGGAGAGAGACCGTATCCATGTAACGAATGTGGGAAATCCTTCTCCCGCAAGTCAGCCCTCAGTGACCATCAGAGAACACACACGGGAGAGAAACTTtataaatgtaatgaatgtgggaaatcctACTACCGAAAATCCACCCTTATTACACATCAGAGaacacacacaggagagaaaccctatcagtgtagtgaatgtgggaaattctTTTCTCGGGTGTCATACCTCACTATCCATTACAGAAGTCATTTAGAAGAGAAGCCCTATGAATGCAATGAATGTGGCAAAACCTTCAATCTAAACTCAGCCTTCATTAGACATCGGAAGGTACACACAGATGAGAAACCCCACGAATGTAGTGAGTGTGGAAAGTTCTCATATCTCACCGACCATCACACAACTCACttaggagagaaaccctatgaatgtagtGAATGTGGGAAAACCTTACTTGAAACTTCAGCCTTCGATGGGCACCAGTCACTTCCCAAGGGGGAAAAGTCCTATGAATGTAACATATGCGGGAAATTGTTCTCTGAGCTGTCATACTATACTATCCATTATAGAAGTCATTCAGAAGAGAAGCCCTACGGATGTAACGAATGTGGGAAAACCTTCTCCCATAACTCATCCCTCTTTAGACATCAAAGagtccacacaggagagaaaccctacgAGTGTTATGAATGTGGGAAGTTCTTCTCTCAGAAGTCTTACCTCACTATACATCATAGAATTCATTCAGGAGAGAAGCCCTATGAATGTAGTAAGTGTGGGAAAGTTTTCTCTCGGATGTCAAACCTCACTGTACACTATAGAAGCCATTCAGGAGAGAAGCCctatgaatgtaatgaatgtgggaaagtCTTTTCTCAGAAGTCATACCTCACTGTGCATTATAGAACTCATTCAGGAGAGAAGCCCTATGAATGTAACGAATGTGGGAAAAAGTTCCACCACAGATCAGCCTTCAATAGCCATCAGAGAATTCACAGGAGAGGGAATATGAACGTACTTGACATGGGAATGCTCCTCTGA